GGCACATACACGCCGTTCATGCTCGTGACTCTGAGAGGCGCTTGGGGGTGGAGCCTGTTCGGTATCATCTGGACGATGGCCGTTGCTGGGATCTGTATTAAAAGCGTCAGCGGTTTCAAGTTCCGAAAGTTATCGGCCCTTGTCTATCTTTTCATGGGGTGGCTCGGCGTTGTGGCTATAAAAGAAATCATCAGCGCCGCACCACCGCCGACTGTGGCGCTGCTCGTGGTCGGCGGGCTGTCATACACGGCCGGCGTCTTGTTTTATTTGTATCGAAAACTTCCGTTCAATCACGGCATCTGGCACATGTTCGTCCTTTGCGGAAGCGTCTCGCACTATTTTGCCGTCCTCTTTATCCTGCGGTAAGAGGGATTGGGCGGAAAATCCGTTTTTCATCCCTATCCGCTGCCGGATACCCGCTTGGACCTGCCCTCTCGACATCAAGCGCCGATGGAGGATTTCCTGTTCCCGAAGCTGGTCCTGGATTTCTCGGGCCGAAATGTCGTAGAATGGCCCCGAAATGTCGGGTTATGTGTGGGGGGCTGGATCGAAAGTTAACCGGAAGAAATGGAGCAAGAAATGCGCATTGTTGTCTATGGTGCGGGCGCGATCGGCAGCATTATCGGGGGCTATCTTCATAATAGCGGCTGCGAAACAGTCCTGGTTTGTTCGAAGGCGCACGCCGATGCGATTGGCCGCAATGGATTAAAGATTTCGGGGGTGCAGGGGGAGTATCTGCTGCGAG
This Candidatus Abyssobacteria bacterium SURF_5 DNA region includes the following protein-coding sequences:
- a CDS encoding hemolysin III family protein — translated: MAKNLNNLQQYSAGEEIFNSVTHGIGALLSVAGLAVLVVFAALHGDRWHVISFSIFGGSLICLYGASTLYHGFSRPSIKTFFKKLDHSAIFLLIAGTYTPFMLVTLRGAWGWSLFGIIWTMAVAGICIKSVSGFKFRKLSALVYLFMGWLGVVAIKEIISAAPPPTVALLVVGGLSYTAGVLFYLYRKLPFNHGIWHMFVLCGSVSHYFAVLFILR